One Esox lucius isolate fEsoLuc1 chromosome 1, fEsoLuc1.pri, whole genome shotgun sequence genomic region harbors:
- the cep295 gene encoding centrosomal protein of 295 kDa isoform X2, which translates to MKRKVARLRLSPNEEAQLIREEHERRRKLRIQQVREQERYIALQIRREVQQRRERELENLAEELKEEWESQQREKLKTLQKLFQDNLSILGEGHRSAKENEPDWIAIAQKKDENHVRAEERYREALKELKSHRQKELEEQNRFIKARKKAIQVERERAAKVASLPPLPPNPIENIESKKPGPVKKQDVDGFSVTHYHMAETAVDREVDTEQPNACVLAMKEAQRLQELGLEAQRERQEQQEKARLRGSHALRQEQLTQDRERLLVELEHMQQTDLRRRRQVVSQMPAQIFQPLYKRQEMREDWQRDMEFAFEDMYTGERRVKGDLVLQLVPEPLLAVSTGSQDEDLDLTQEENVPNLVPPAGAEEGGASTEGEEPSRPPSRAPRQALKKLLDRIRSQRDQWSYGGQDEPLPDTQTAPSAERNMAADVMTIETGSLASEEREEPFTTTSSRLPEPSQPAPETTEESIVAGTLLHPDKQAFKSNAFESERKRREEELERQKQEQIALLQELEENKCRLELLLQEAQQEKERLKKAVAQDAVAPSGTQATLAQDRVSPTSPSPQPAIPKGAEDEHSRRIRQYQQRLVEQNRLHKRSVEQARQRLEEYQRTLRNRYCGATTSTCLPPALPQPHLHLGTVPPALEAPLDLPSGSLLPSPLPVARTAQTPVGILMREPSILSQTQFPPGLGTTGGTVPLEYAAQNRLDHRAGVSAWLADNVFDRVTKDLQERLSLPSSSLEPLSHRPPPCHLHPASHVPPTAFPIPAVSPAPSQEAVTPTGEAPVQPGPVLRTSKFGEKIERQQQELREARRRVEAQREELSLQQSELEKEQRRRQREELQALLTANDTKHDVARGPELGSEVTGAARLRLMASLLQAIEESTGNASAEAHQSQDGALNIQTSRQDRPASHPLSHPHTRAAKPPVARAWLGITDVTMEQHELSAIQEVESPVNASLITAPEVCFRGSRIEKAVPEQEPSERGPGSSSPSTAGELSADAVSGTGTESGGSGKLSWRERLRLEAGASLEPEFSPGLSLCSSEFRRGVAGKSVPELENIPSAQRPSETHYLSSTTMSSGSYVTTDPDHNSTRIDSSMLLAGFGIGGSERTWSTNGLSSPRLRSCRGASGSGSPISGSLLHNSSIQRIIDKYTREFNLSLSSTGNPTGSSEGSEGSAVEGSSSSASQQQPWSRVLLENEGPARSPMSGVVSVSHPSGTPSGDQRLYQEWDNRVHRIMDSFSDKSSSLVVDQGRESTVSPVIGQPSVQSSGLGMDKGRDSIVGCMIGQPFAQSSSLGMDLEVKSAVSQMIGQLSSPSTSSDRRWDSTLSRMIGVLSSQSASASQLIDQMGLGLAHSSPWLDEEQDDSRMMRPLVGELDESAVQRSKSSGADGSNSPGWVDLGGSGLTELSSEPERGPQSLLSSTGPPGLETPPHYESLQHPGVSSQEEDRTGDSFYPLQAEVTHNETAEAAAMTSHHSEVEGLWSSGADGSNSQDWVDLGGSGLTGVSSEPEGGPEASLSSSSPPGLETPPHPHYQSLQHPGASSQEEDRAGDPASESFHPLLAEVTQNRTAEPSIFTADLPEQEVEGSYSHNEETDQDVPAGDHDPSTCSGELEVNRDSSVSSDPSPERLRGGEAPPEPLQDSLYQLTMSQGPLHDSALVGSPGEAEVGLAVCSLSGLSCDDTPNVDMPPAGDTNMNSATKPQEADQGGAVTFGDLGAGQADSKLCSKSSPPIWERIKEVGSGMGIMDESILTLVSLTDTTLQDQEVSLIEEEGGDMKVSSREECEKEDLVGKERDSRLSLEGDSRINETTSSHAVMLLEFQSCPSVNLQQAFQQKRRALIQRSTRRVEEIQARRAEAQAKPNTQTDSTEITVKTTTRTQSAPTTVQSSSSTKPRRKGRSVSSSHVGGAEQKKQKSQEPLLPSVQVSVSEPKLNKVGEVRISTPEARKQDVIEMRQRTERLYSRLEEVKKRKEMRSRQEAYAENREKAKEFHKKTLQKLRAKQTLQ; encoded by the exons ATGAAGAGGAAAGTGGCACGATTACGGTTAAGCCCGAATGAAGAAGCTCAACTCATTCGAGAAGAACACGAAAGGAGAAGGAAACTTCGAATACAACAG GTACGGGAACAGGAGCGGTATATTGCCCTGCAGATCCGCAGGGAGGTGCAGCAGCGACGAGAGCGTGAGCTGGAGAACCTGGCAGAGGAGTTgaaggaggagtgggagagcCAACAGAGGGAGAAACTGAAGACCCTGCAAAAGTTATTCCAGGACAATCTAAGCATTTTGGGAGAGGGACACCGTAGcgccaaagaaaat GAGCCTGACTGGATAGCGATTGCTCAGAAAAAGGATGAGAACCATGTTCGGGCAGAAGAGCGCTACCGAGAGGCGCTTAAAGAGCTTAAATCACATCGACAGAAAGAGCTGGAGGAACAAAATCG CTTTATTAAAGCAAGGAAGAAAGCCATacaggtggagagggagagagccgCAAAAGTGGCAAgcctccctcctcttccaccCAACCCAATTGAG AATATTGAGTCTAAGAAGCCTGGTCCAGTGAAGAAACAGGACGTGGACGGCTTCTCCGTGACCCACTATCACATGGCAGAGACGGCGGTGGACAGGGAGGTGGACACAGAACAG CCGAATGCGTGCGTGTTGGCAATGAAGGAGGCACAGCGCCTGCAGGAGCTAGGGCTGGAGGCCCAGAGGGAGCGACAGGAGCAGCAGGAGAAGGCTCGTCTCCGGGGCAGCCATGCGCTTCGGCAGGAACAGCTGACGCAG GACCGAGAGCGCCTCCTGGTGGAGTTGGAACACATGCAGCAGACAGACCTGCGGAGGCGACGGCAGGTGGTGTCCCAGATGCCTGCTCAGATCTTCCAGCCGCTCTACAAGAGACAGGAGATGAGGGAGGACTGGCAGAGGGACATGGAGTTTGCCTTTGAAGACATGTACACAGGAGAGAGGA GGGTGAAAGGTGATCTGGTGCTGCAGCTTGTCCCAGAGCCTCTCTTGGCAGTGTCTACTGGCAGCCAGGATGAAGATCTGGACCTGACTCAGGAAGAGAACGTTCCTAATCTCGTGCCCCCGGCCGGGGCAGAAGAGGGTGGAGCTTCCACAGAGGGTGAAG AACCTTCCAGGCCACCAAGCAGGGCTCCCAGACAGGCTTTAAAGAAACTACTGGACCGCATCAGGTCCCAGAGAGACCAGTGGAGTTATGGGGGACAAGATGAACCTCTGCCTGACACCCAAACTGCTCCGAGTGCAGAGCGTAACATGGCCGCTGATGTCATGACCATTGAGACCGGCTCCCTGGCAAGCGAGGAGAGGGAGGAACCATTCACTACCACAAGTTCCAGACTCCCAGAACCCTCTCAGCCAGCCCCTG AGACAACGGAAGAGTCCATAGTGGCTGGTACCCTTCTCCATCCTGATAAACAGGCCTTCAAGAGCAACGCATTTGAAtctgagaggaagagaaga gaggaggagctggagaggCAGAAGCAAGAGCAAATAGCCTTGCTACAGGAGTTGGAGGAAAACAAGTGCAGGTTGGAGCTACTGCTGCAAGAGGCCCAGCAGGAGAAAGAACGACTGAAGAAGGCCGTGGCCCAGGACGCTGTGGCTCCATCTGGAACACAGGCGACACTGGCCCAGGATCGGGTCAGCCCCACTTCTCCATCTCCtcag CCTGCTATACCCAAAGGTGCTGAGGATGAACACTCGAGGCGAATCAGACAGTACCAGCAGCGTCTCGTGGAACAGAACAG GCTTCACAAGCGGTCGGTGGAGCAGGCTCGCCAGCGTCTGGAGGAGTATCAACGCACCCTACGAAACCGATACTGTGGTGCAACTACGTCGACATGTCTCCCTCCTGCCCTTCCTCAACCCCACCTTCATTTAGGTACCGTGCCCCCAGCCCTGGAAGCCCCCCTGGATCTCCCCTCTGGCTCCCTCctgccctcccctctccctgttgCACGTACAGCCCAGACCCCTGTGGGGATCCTCATGCGAGAGCCCTCCATTTTGTCTCAAACCCAGTTCCCTCCTGGGCTGGGCACAACGGGCGGCACCGTACCGCTGGAATACGCCGCCCAAAACCGTCTAGACCACAGAGCTGGCGTTTCAGCTTGGCTGGCAGATAATGTGTTTGACAGGGTCACGAAAGACCTCCAGGAGAGGCtgtccctcccctcttcctcgTTAGAGCCCCTGTCCCACAGGCCGCCACCCTGCCACCTCCACCCTGCTTCACATGTCCCGCCCACCGCCTTCCCCATTCCCGCTGTCAGCCCAGCTCCTTCCCAGGAGGCGGTCACTCCCACAGGGGAGGCCCCTGTTCAGCCTGGGCCTGTCCTGCGGACCTCCAAGTTTGGGGAGAAGATTGAAAGGCAGCAGCAGGAGCTACGGGAGGCCCGGCGGCGTGTGGAGGCCCAAAGGGAGGAATTGTCCCTGCAGCAGAGTGAGCTGGAGAAGGAACagaggagaagacagagggaggagctACAGGCACTACTGACTGCCAATGACACAAAG CACGATGTAGCTCGCGGCCCGGAGCTCGGGTCAGAAGTCACGGGAGCAGCGCGTCTCAGACTGATGGCGTCTCTGCTCCAGGCCATCGAGGAATCCACTGGCAACGCCTCAGCTGAAGCCCATCAGAGCCAAGATGGCGCGCTTAATATTCAAACTTCACGCCAGGACAGACCCGCCTCTCACCCTCTGTCCCATCCTCACACCCGGGCTGCTAAGCCCCCAGTGGCCCGGGCCTGGCTGGGCATCACGGACGTGACGATGGAGCAGCACGAGCTCAGTGCCATCCAGGAAGTGGAGAGTCCTGTCAACGCCAGCCTGATCACCG CTCCAGAGGTGTGTTTTAGGGGGTCTCGTATTGAAAAGGCAGTCCCAGAACAGGAGCCGTCTGAGAGAGGTCCCGGCAGCAGTTCTCCGTCCACTGCAGGGGAACTTTCCGCTGATGCCGTGAGTGGGACCGGGACGGAGTCGGGTGGGTCCGGCAAGCTGtcctggagagagagactgcgTCTGGAGGCTGGGGCCTCATTGGAACCTG AGTTCTCCCCAGGACTGTCCCTGTGTTCCTCAGAGTTTCGGAGAGGTGTTGCTGGTAAATCTGTTCCGGAG TTGGAGAACATCCCGTCAGCCCAACGACCCTCCGAAACCCACtacctctcctccaccaccatgTCCTCCGGCAGCTACGTCACCACTGACCCAGACCACAACTCCACCCGTATAG ACTCCTCCATGCTCCTGGCTGGTTTTGGAATCGGAGGAAGTGAGAGAACCTGGTCAACCAATGGCCTGTCCTCGCCCAGGCTTCGTTCCTGTCGAGGCGCGTCTGGATctggttctcccatctctggcTCCCTCCTACACAACAGCAGCATCCAGCGCATCATAGACAAATACACCAGAGAGTTCAACCTCTCTCTCAGCAGTACTGGAAACCCAACAG GTTCCTCAGAAGGCTCTGAGGGGTCAGCGGTTGAGGGGTCCAGCTCCTCGGCTTCCCAGCAGCAGCCCTGGTCTAGGGTTTTGCTGGAGAATGAGGGACCAGCCAGATCACCTATGTCTGGTGTTGTATCTGTCTCTCACCCATCCGGCACACCGTCTGGAGACCAGAGGCTTTACCAG GAGTGGGACAACAGAGTACACAGGATAATGGATAGTTTCTCAGACAAGTCCTCCTCATTGGTTGTGGACCAGGGACGGGAATCGACTGTCAGCCCAGTGATTGGCCAGCCCTCAGTTCAGTCATCCGGTTTAGGTATGGACAAGGGGAGGGACTCCATAGTGGGCTGTATGATTGGTCAACCGTTTGCGCAGTCATCCTCTCTGGGTATGGATTTGGAGGTGAAATCCGCTGTGAGCCAAATGATTGGTCAGCTGTCAAGTCCATCAACCTCATCAGACCGAAGGTGGGACTCGACATTGAGCAGAATGATTGGAGTGCTCTCCAGTCAATCAGCCTCTGCGAGCCAGCTGATTGATCAGATGGGATTGGGACTGGCCCATTCCTCTCCATGGTTGGATGAAGAACAGGATGACAGCCGGATGATGAGACCTCTGGTTGGCGAATTAGATGAGTCTGCTGTCCAGCGGAGTAAGAGCTCAG GAGCTGATGGTTCTAACTCTCCAGGCTGGGTGGATCTGGGGGGCTCTGGCCTGACAGAGTTGTCGTCTGAACCCGAGCGAGGTCCTCAATCGTTATTGAGCAGCACCGGTCCACCTGGACTGGAGACTCCTCCACACTACGAGAGCCTGCAGCACCCTGGGGTCAGCTCCCAGGAAGAAGACCGGACTGGTG aCTCCTTCTACCCACTTCAGGCTGAGGTCACACACAACGAGACAGCTGAGGCAGCAGCTATGACTTCTCACCACTCTGAGGTAGAGGGGTTATGGAGCTCAG GAGCTGATGGTTCTAACTCTCAAGACTGGGTGGATCTGGGGGGCTCTGGCCTGACAGGGGTGTCGTCTGAACCCGAGGGCGGTCCTGAAGCATCATTGAGCAGCTCCAGTCCACCTGGACTGGAGACTCCACCACATCCACACTACCAGAGCCTGCAGCACCCTGGGGCCAGCTCCCAGGAAGAAGACCGGGCTGGGG ATCCAGCCTCCGAGTCCTTCCACCCCCTCCTGGCAGAGGTCACACAGAACCGGACGGCTGAGCCATCCATCTTTACCGCTGACCTCCCAGAGCAGGAAGTAGAGGGGTCATATTCTCACAATGAAGAAACGGACCAAGATGTCCCTGCAGGGGACCATGACCCGTCTACATGCTCAGGGGAGTTGGAAGTTAACAGAGATTCCTCAGTCTCCTCTGACCCATCTCCAGAGCGCCTGCGAGGAGGAGAGGCACCTCCTGAGCCCCTCCAGGACTCCCTGTACCAGCTGACTATGTCCCAGGGCCCCCTCCACGACTCTGCCCTGGTGGGATCTCCTGGTGAGGCGGAGGTGGGGCTGGCAGTATGTTCCCTATCAGGCCTCTCCTGTGATGACACCCCCAATGTAGACATGCCACCAGCCGGGGACACAAATATGAATAGTGCCACCAAACCTCAGGAAGCAGACCAAGGAGGTGCTGTCACCTTTGGAGACCTAGGAGCAGGACAGGCAGATTCCAAACTATGTTCAAAGAGTAGTCCTCCCATCTGGGAGCGAATAAAG GAGGTAGGCAGTGGGATGGGGATTATGGATGAGTCCATATTGACCCTGGTTAGCCTGACTGACACCACATTACAGGACCAGGAAGTCTCCCTAAtcgaggaagagggaggagacatGAAGGTGTCATCCAGAGAAGAGTGTGAGAAAGAGGACCTGGTGGGAAAG GAGAGGGATTCAAGATTGTCGCTGGAGGGGGACAGTAGGATAAATGAGACCACCTCCTCTCATGCAG TGATGCTGCTTGAATTCCAGTCGTGTCCCAGTGTGAACCTACAGCAGGCCTTCCAGCAGAAACGCAGAGCCCTGATCCAGAGGTCTACCCGCAGGGTGGAGGAGATTCAGGCCAGGAGGGCTGAGGCACAAGCCAAGCCAAACACCCAGACTGACTCCACCGAGATCACGGTCAAAACCACCACCAGGACCCAGTCCGCCCCAACCACTGTCCAGTCATCCAGTAGTACTAAACccaggagaaaggggaggagcgTGTCGTCATCCCACGTAGGAGGAGCCGAGCAAAAAAAGCAGAAGTCCCAAGAGCCCTTACTTCCTTCCGTGCAAG TGTCTGTCAGTGAACCCAAGCTGAATAAGGTCGGGGAGGTGAGGATCAGCACTCCTGAGGCAAGGAAACAGGATGTCATTGAGATGCGCCAGAGAACAGAGAG GTTGTACAGCCGGTTAGAGGAGGTGAAGAAACGGAAAGAGATGAGGAGCAGACAAGAGGCGTATGCCGAAAATAGGGAGAAGGCCAAAGAGTTTCACAAG AAAACCTTACAGAAGCTACGGGCCAAACAGACTCTGCAATGA